The following are from one region of the Salvia hispanica cultivar TCC Black 2014 chromosome 1, UniMelb_Shisp_WGS_1.0, whole genome shotgun sequence genome:
- the LOC125222137 gene encoding heat shock cognate 70 kDa protein-like: MAAKGEGRAIGIDLGTTYSCVAAWKHDRIEIIPNDQGNRTTPSYVAFSGADRLIGDAAKNQVASNPVNTVFDAKRLIGRKFSDPMVQSDMICWPFKVIPVTDKPMIVVTYKGEEKQFTAEEISSMVLTKMKDIAEAYLGSTVTDAVVTVPAYFNDSQRQATKAAGSIAGLKVLRIVNEPTAAAIAYGSDKRVTSSVAKNVLIFDLGGGTFDVSVATIEADVTEVKAVTGDTHLGGQDMDNRMVDYLMKEFKSKTGKDISRNARAIRRLRSACERAKRVLSSAFETPIEIESLFEGIDLFSTITRAKFEELNMDLFIKCMDLVKTCLSDARMDKSSVDEVVMVGGSSRILKVQEMLKEIFNGKEVCKTINPDEAVAYGAAVLAAKLSGEGDDSVQNVVLLDVTPLSLGIQCDGDVMSVIIPRNTPIPTRKEKHNFATVVDNQTSVAFPVYEGERSKATENNLLGNFSLKGIPAAPRGVAKFKVCFNIDENGILNVSAEHMETGLMNKITITNDKDRLSSEEIERMIEDAEKYKLEDEEHMKKAEARYALEDYAYNSRDAIRSAAKVTAADRKKMEKAFRSFTKWQVSNKHAEVYEFKHKMEELEAVFNPIITNMNQE, translated from the exons ATGGCGGCAAAGGGAGAAGGACGGGCAATTGGGATCGATCTGGGGACAACATATTCATGTGTGGCAGCGTGGAAGCACGACCGCATTGAGATTATACCAAATGATCAGGGGAATCGCACAACCCCGTCTTACGTTGCTTTCAGTGGCGCTGATCGTCTCATCGGTGACGCTGCTAAGAATCAAGTCGCCAGTAATCCCGTCAACACCGTTTTCG ATGCAAAAAGGTTGATTGGTCGTAAATTCAGTGATCCAATGGTTCAGAGTGACATGATATGTTGGCCATTTAAGGTCATTCCTGTCACTGACAAGCCTATGATCGTGGTAACCTACAAAGGGGAGGAGAAACAGTTTACTGCTGAGGAGATCTCCTCAATGGTACTTACCAAGATGAAGGATATCGCCGAGGCATATCTTGGATCAACTGTCACGGATGCTGTTGTGACTGTGCCTGCTTATTTCAATGACTCCCAACGTCAGGCCACCAAGGCTGCCGGATCCATTGCCGGCCTTAAAGTTTTGAGGATTGTCAACGAGCCTACTGCTGCAGCAATTGCATATGGTAGTGATAAAAGGGTTACTAGCTCTGTGGCCAAGAATGTGCTCATTTTTGACCTTGGTGGTGGGACATTTGATGTGTCTGTGGCCACGATTGAGGCAGATGTCACTGAGGTGAAGGCGGTTACTGGCGATACTCATCTTGGAGGCCAGGATATGGATAACAGGATGGTGGATTACCTCATGAAAGAGTTTAAAAGTAAGACGGGTAAGGATATTAGTCGGAATGCAAGAGCTATTAGGAGATTGAGGAGTGCTTGTGAAAGAGCCAAGAGGGTCCTTTCCTCTGCCTTCGAAACCCCAATTGAGATTGAATCGTTGTTTGAGGGgattgatttgttttcaaCCATTACTCGTGCTAAGTTTGAGGAACTTAACATGGATTTATTCATCAAGTGTATGGATCTAGTCAAGACATGCCTGAGTGATGCAAGGATGGATAAGAGTAGTGTGGATGAGGTGGTGATGGTGGGCGGGTCGAGCAGGATTCTGAAAGTGCAGGAGATGTTGAAGGAGATTTTCAATGGGAAGGAGGTGTGCAAGACCATTAATCCAGATGAAGCTGTGGCGTATGGTGCTGCGGTGTTGGCTGCTAAGTTGAGTGGCGAAGGGGATGACAGTGTGCAAAATGTGGTTCTTTTGGATGTTACTCCTTTGTCTCTTGGTATTCAATGCGATGGAGATGTGATGAGCGTAATTATTCCAAGGAATACACCTATCCCAACTAGGAAGGAGAAACATAATTTCGCAACAGTGGTGGACAATCAGACCAGTGTTGCGTTTCCGGTGTACGAGGGTGAAAGAAGCAAGGCTACAGAAAACAATCTGTTGGGTAATTTCAGTCTCAAAGGCATTCCAGCAGCGCCCAGAGGTGTTGCTAAATTCAAAGTGTGCTTCAACATTGATGAGAATGGTATCTTGAATGTGTCCGCGGAGCACATGGAAACTGGGTTGATGAACAAGATCACCATCACGAACGACAAGGATAGGCTGTCTAGTGAAGAAATCGAGAGGATGATAGAGGATGCGGAGAAGTACAAGCTGGAGGATGAGGAACACATGAAGAAGGCTGAGGCCAGATATGCTTTAGAGGACTACGCCTACAACTCAAGGGACGCCATTAGAAGTGCAGCAAAGGTCACAGCAGCAGACAGGAAGAAGATGGAGAAGGCTTTCCGGTCTTTCACAAAGTGGCAGGTGTCCAACAAACATGCAGAGGTTTATGAGTTTAAACACAAGATGGAGGAGCTGGAGGCTGTTTTCAATCCTATCATTACCAACATGAATCaagaatga
- the LOC125224529 gene encoding heat shock cognate 70 kDa protein-like, producing MAGNGKGRTIGIDLGTTYSCVAAWKHDRIEIIPNDQGNRTTLSYVAFTATERLIGDAAKNQVANNPINTIYDAKRLIGRNFSDPTVQSDMICWPFKVIPVDADKPMIVVTYKGEEKQFTAEEISSMVLTKMKDIAEVYLGSSVTDAVVTVPAYFNNSQRQATKVAGAIAGLDIVRVINEPTAAALAYGLDKGVTSSVAKNVLIFDLGGGTFDVSVATIEGDSIEVKAIAGDTHLGGQDIDNRMVNHFIKEFNIKKGKDISGNPRSIRRLRSACERAKRVLSSTLETPIEIESLFEGIDLFSTISRAKFEDLNMDLFNKCMEQVEKCVSDAKMEKSSVDEVVLVGGSSRIPKVQQMLQELFGEKEVCKTINPDEAVAYGAAMLAAKLSGEGDVKVQKLILFDVTPLSLGIGLNGDEMRVIIPRNTTIPTRNSCNDIVTMFDNQTCMDLPVYEGERSKCTDNNLLGEFWLDGIPAAPRGVAKIKVCFDIDENGILNVSAEHIGSGVKNNITITNYKGRLSNKEIERMIRDAKKYKFEDDDFRKKAWARADLENYAYNTRNAARSAAKLTAAGKKKIEDVFENLTQWLESNKQAEVYDLKDKKKELRTIFNPIIAKMK from the exons ATGGCCGGAAACGGGAAAGGACGGACGATTGGGATAGATTTGGGGACTACTTACTCGTGTGTGGCAGCGTGGAAGCACGACCGCATTGAGATTATACCAAACGATCAGGGCAACCGCACCACCCTTTCTTATGTAGCTTTCACCGCCACCGAGCGTCTCATCGGCGACGCCGCTAAGAACCAAGTCGCAAATAATCCCATCAACACTATTTACG atgCAAAAAGGTTGATTGGTCGTAATTTCAGTGATCCGACGGTTCAGAGTGACATGATCTGTTGGCCATTTAAGGTCATTCCTGTCGATGCAGACAAGCCAATGATTGTGGTAACCTACAAAGGGGAGGAGAAACAGTTTACTGCTGAGGAGATCTCCTCAATGGTGCTTACCAAGATGAAGGATATTGCTGAGGTATATCTTGGATCATCCGTCACCGATGCAGTCGTGACTGTGCCTGCGTATTTCAACAACTCTCAGCGTCAGGCCACAAAGGTCGCTGGAGCCATTGCTGGCCTTGACATTGTAAGGGTTATCAATGAGCCTACTGCTGCTGCCCTTGCTTACGGTCTGGATAAAGGTGTTACTAGCTCCGTGGCAAAGAATGTGCTGATTTTTGACCTTGGTGGGGGCACGTTTGATGTGTCTGTAGCCACCATTGAAGGAGATAGCATTGAAGTGAAGGCTATTGCTGGGGATACTCATCTTGGAGGCCAGGACATAGACAACAGGATGGTGAATCACTTCATCAAAGAGTTTAATATCAAGAAGGGTAAGGATATTAGTGGGAATCCGAGATCTATAAGGAGATTGAGGAGTGCTTGTGAAAGAGCCAAGAGGGTCCTTTCTTCCACTTTGGAGACCCCAATTGAGATTGAATCGTTGTTTGAGGGGATTGATCTGTTTTCGACCATTAGTCGTGCTAAATTTGAAGACCTCAACATGGATTTATTCAACAAATGTATGGAGCAGGTAGAGAAATGTGTGAGTGATGCAAAGATGGAGAAGAGCAGCGTGGATGAGGTGGTGCTTGTTGGTGGATCGAGTAGGATTCCCAAGGTTCAGCAGATGTTGCAGGAGTTATTCGGTGAGAAAGAGGTGTGCAAAACCATTAATCCAGATGAAGCTGTGGCTTATGGTGCTGCAATGCTGGCTGCCAAGTTGAGTGGTGAAGGCGATGTAAAGGTGCAAAAGCTCATTCTATTCGATGTTACTCCGCTGTCCCTTGGTATTGGACTCAATGGAGATGAAATGAGGGTAATTATTCCAAGGAATACAACTATCCCAACAAGGAACTCTTGTAATGATATTGTCACAATGTTTGACAATCAGACTTGTATGGACCTTCCGGTGTATGAGGGTGAAAGAAGCAAGTGTACTGATAATAATCTGCTAGGTGAATTCTGGCTCGATGGCATTCCAGCCGCGCCTAGAGGTGTTGCTAAAATCAAAGTGTGCTTCGACATTGATGAGAATGGTATCTTGAATGTGTCAGCAGAGCACATAGGGAGTGGAGTAAAGAACAACATCACCATAACCAACTACAAGGGCAGGCTGTCTAATAAAGAAATCGAGAGGATGATTCGGGACGCAAAGAAGTACAAATTTGAGGATGACGACTTTAGGAAGAAGGCGTGGGCCAGGGCTGATTTGGAGAACTATGCCTACAACACAAGAAACGCCGCTAGAAGTGCTGCCAAGCTCACAGCAGCAGGCAAGAAGAAGATTGAGGATGTATTCGAGAATTTGACACAGTGGTTGGAGTCTAACAAACAAGCAGAGGTTTATGATCTCAAAGACAAGAAGAAGGAGCTCCGGACTATTTTCAATCCCATCATCGCCAAGATGaaataa